In a genomic window of Leishmania mexicana MHOM/GT/2001/U1103 complete genome, chromosome 30:
- a CDS encoding putative ATP-binding cassette protein subfamily D, member 2: MVSSEVLGDYVREYAASRLRDPVMASWVGGSLAFLATMYATSSGRQLAKAMPPPPLRGIQGSIVHGTAASVGQNGSVPTLVPQSSPLSPSSPVSRATTPSVFISASAATAEAYSQVCNQEVSMFNRFVQLLRVAIPNYHGREARSIYILFVLMILRAYVSVRLVNVSGLVSRTAIEGNLRHAIRALALFAVSCVPATLLNVTLDYYSELLGLHCRDNLAAYFSNRYLKRRVFFQMAGLHEVDHVDQRITEDVRNWARVSASLFTSIPRPLIEAIIFSFTLARQTGWKGTLLTWSYYLSFSVWICCYAPNLDWMVQQRMEKEGAVRGAHQRLLAHAEEITLTKGFQFHEKVLQRLFKAVTDQSRYAAYVRSRFDFTETLHNKYGSVLLGYVVCAMATMHQKNQTTTAEAATAALTCASYTFKTLATAIGKSLWSIKLVFVVGGYTRRLAQLLAALDRADVLVEMKTNCIATSPTVRGRDGRAMINYEDSFGRIVRSDHIEFVDVPLVLPTGECLCSSMSFYVKPGMNLLILGRNGCGKSSTFRLLGELWPLRGGRIEKPEAEQLYYVPQRPYMYDGTLLEQVIYPLKKKDLTVGEAELYGYLQMAGLDYVFTKLNMSWGTRLPWSDDALSLGEQQRLAMARLFFHRPRFAILDECSSLVDLDVERQMYDRCVELGITVITIAHRRSVWQYHNWILYFDGSGGYMFSPLQYESGASALVLTSVRTASDASLIGTEVRLPITDRLCNEAETVAAKEEQPLKLIETEQKAEREEGAGANGDGGGAHGSHRQSRHRRSRKHRASDANKAVSFEAPAETSRRE, translated from the coding sequence ATGGTCTCCTCTGAGGTGCTCGGTGATTACGTGAGGGAGTACGCGGCGTCGCGGTTGCGGGATCCCGTCATGGCCAGCTGGGTGGGTGGTTCCCTCGCCTTTCTTGCAACCATGTACGCTACGTCAAGCGGGCGGCAGCTCGCCAAGGCAatgcctccgccaccgttGCGAGGCATTCAGGGCAGTATCGTGCACGGTACTGCCGCATCTGTGGGGCAAAACGGGAGCGTCCCCACACTCGTGCCGCAATCGAGCCCTCTGTCGCCGTCCTCTCCAGTGTCGCGCGCTACTACGCCCTCCGTTTTCATCTCTGCCTCCGCGGCGACCGCAGAGGCTTACAGCCAAGTCTGCAACCAGGAGGTGTCTATGTTCAATCGCtttgtgcagctgctgcgtgtggcgaTCCCCAACTACCATGGTCGGGAGGCGCGGAGCATCTACATTCTCTTCGTGCTGATGATTCTGCGTGCTTACGTGTCGGTGCGCCTTGTGAATGTCAGCGGGTTGGTCAGCCGCACGGCAATCGAGGGCAACCTGCGGCACGCCATCCGCGCACTGGCGTTATTTGCCGTCTCGTGTGTGCCGGCCACTCTGCTGAACGTGACGCTCGACTACTACTCGGAGCTTCTGGGGCTGCACTGCCGCGACAACCTCGCCGCCTACTTCTCCAACCGTTACCTGAAGCGGCGTGTCTTCTTCCAAATGGCCGGTCTGCACGAGGTGGACCACGTGGACCAGCGTATCACCGAGGACGTGCGCAACTGGGCGCGTGTGTCGGCTTCCCTCTTCACCAGCATTCCGCGTCCGCTGATCGAGGCCATCATCTTCTCCTTCACATTGGCGCGGCAGACGGGGTGGAAGGGGACGCTGTTGACCTGGTCCTACTACCTGAGCTTTTCTGTGTGGATATGTTGCTACGCCCCCAACCTCGACTGgatggtgcagcagcgtatggagaaggagggggcggtgcgggGAGCACACCAGAGATTGCTGGCCCACGCGGAGGAGATCACGCTCACGAAGGGGTTTCAGTTCCACGAGAAAGTGTTGCAGCGCCTCTTTAAGGCAGTGACGGACCAGTCGCGCTACGCCGCCTATGTGCGGTCGCGCTTCGACTTCACTGAGACCCTGCACAACAAATACGGATCCGTGTTGCTGGGCTACGTTGTGTGCGCCATGGCTACCATGCATCAGAAGAACCAGACGACGACTGCTGAGGCGGCAACCGCAGCGCTGACGTGTGCATCGTACACCTTCAAGACACTCGCCACCGCGATTGGGAAGTCTCTGTGGAGCATCAAGCTGGTGTTCGTCGTTGGCGGCTACACACGCCGACTGGCGCAGTTGCTTGCGGCGCTAGACCGCGCAGACGTGCTGGTGGAGATGAAGACGAATTGCATCGCCACGTCCCCGACTGTGCGCGGCAGGGACGGGAGGGCCATGATCAACTACGAGGACTCTTTCGGTCGCATTGTGCGCAGCGACCACATTGAGTTCGTCGACGTCCCGCTTGTGCTGCCCACCGGCGAGTGCCTCTGCAGCTCCATGTCATTTTACGTCAAGCCGGGGATGAACCTGCTCATTCTTGGTCGCAATGGGTGCGGCAAGTCCTCCACGTTTCGCCTTTTGGGTGAGTTGTGGCCGCTGCGGGGTGGCCGTATCGAGAagccggaggcggagcagctgtACTACGTTCCGCAGCGGCCGTACATGTACGACGGCACGCTCCTCGAGCAGGTTATCTACCCCCTCAAGAAGAAGGACCTCACCGTCGGCGAGGCCGAGCTGTACGGCTACCTGCAGATGGCGGGGCTGGACTACGTTTTCACCAAGTTGAACATGTCGTGGGggacgcggctgccgtggagCGATGACGCCCTCTCGcttggcgagcagcagcgtcttgcCATGGCCCGCCTCTTCTTTCACCGTCCGCGTTTTGCCATTCTCGATGAGTGCAGCAGTCTTGTCGACCTCGACGTGGAACGGCAGATGTACGACCGCTGCGTCGAGCTCGGCATCACTGTCATCACGATtgcgcaccgtcgcagcgTGTGGCAGTACCACAACTGGATTCTCTACTttgacggcagcggtggctaCATGTTCTCACCACTTCAGTACGAGTCGGGTGCCTCGGCATTGGTGCTGACGTCCGTGCGAACCGCCTCGGATGCGTCGCTGATCGGCACGGAGGTACGCCTACCGATCACGGACCGCCTATGCAACGAGGCcgagacggtggcggcaaAGGAGGAGCAGCCGTTGAAGCTCATTGAAACAGAACagaaggcagagagagaagagggggcaggggcaaacggagatggcggcggtgcgcatGGGTCACACAGGCAGTCGCGGCACAGACGCTCGCGCAAGCACCGGGCCTCAGACGCCAACAAGGCAGTTAGTTTTGAGGCCCCAGCGGAGACCAGCAGGAGGGAATAG
- a CDS encoding putative mevalonate kinase, whose product MPPHNTSFQKRLHFPLVDSHFFSMPKPVKSKTTGKNIGYGKVILFGEHFVVHGAEAIVAGISEYTECRLEINPGVPGLQVDDRRPAIPGYIAQKRDEQKKAHQLVLDHLKVDLSGDGLKMFIDGPLVPSSGIGASASDVVAFSRALSELYQLNLTDEEVNQSAFVGEGGYHGTPSGADNTAATYGGLISYRRQDGKSAFKPIAFQQRLYLVVVSTGITASTMKVVNDVHKMKHQQPARFKRLYDSYTHIVSQAREALQKGDLQRLGQLMNANHDLCREIDVSCRELELIVQTCRTYGALGAKLSGTGRGGIAVALAASNDQRDAIVKGLKAECPEAKFIWGYTVQPSTASNL is encoded by the coding sequence ATGCCACCCCATAATACCTCATTTCAGAAACGTCTTCATTTCCCTCTCGTAGATTCTCACTTTTTCTCCATGCCAAAACCAGTCAAGAGCAAGACAACCGGCAAGAACATCGGCTATGGCAAAGTGATTCTGTTTGGTGAACACTTTGTCGTGCACGGTGCCGAGGCCATTGTTGCCGGCATCAGTGAGTATACGGAGTGCCGCCTGGAGATTAATCCTGGCGTCCCCGGACTGCAGGTGGACGACCGGCGCCCTGCGATCCCTGGTTACATTGCACAGAAACGCGACGAGCAGAAAAAGGCGCATCAGCTCGTCCTCGATCACCTGAAGGTGGACCTGTCAGGGGATGGGCTGAAGATGTTCATTGATGGTCCACTGGTGCCGAGCAGTGGCATTGGTGCCTCCGCCAGTGACGTTGTGGCCTTCTCGCGCGCTTTGAGTGAGCTATACCAGCTGAACTTGACGGATGAAGAGGTGAATCAGAGCGCATTTgtcggcgagggcggctATCACGGCACACCGAGTGGAGCTGATAACACGGCTGCAACGTATGGCGGACTCATCTCATACCGTCGCCAGGATGGCAAAAGTGCCTTCAAACCCATCGCAtttcagcagcgcctctaCCTAGTCGTCGTGAGCACCGGCATCACTGCCAGCACCATGAAGGTTGTCAATGACGTGCACAAAATGAAGCACCAGCAGCCAGCGCGGTTCAAACGACTGTACGATAGCTATACCCATATTGTTTCTCAGGCTCGTGAGGCCTTGCAGAAGGGTGACCTGCAGCGCTTGGGGCAGCTGATGAACGCCAACCACGATCTGTGCCGCGAGATCGACGTGTCGTGTCGTGAGCTGGAGTTGATTGTGCAGACGTGCCGCACCTATGGTGCTCTTGGCGCGAAGTTGTCCGGCACCGGCCGTGGTGGGATTGCCGTAGCCTTGGCGGCGTCAAATGACCAGCGCGATGCCATTGTAAAGGGCCTAAAGGCGGAGTGCCCCGAAGCGAAGTTCATCTGGGGGTACACGGTACAACCTTCCACCGCGTCGAACCTGTAG